In the genome of Hevea brasiliensis isolate MT/VB/25A 57/8 chromosome 14, ASM3005281v1, whole genome shotgun sequence, the window AAATGGTTTATTAttgtatataatatttttttaaaattaaataaaacattttTTTTATTCACCGATTTAATTTTTTAGATGCGCTCCTGCCAAAGGACACAACAGCCAGTTGAGCTTTTAATATATAAAGAGAGAgattctattttttaaaaaattaatttaatttgaatttttaattttataaaaatctttTATTTATTTCGTGGCACGTATGTTAGATTTGATGGTCATTTGATATAGGAGTTTAATTGggctaaaaaaatttaaaaattaatagagCTTCGATATAAAGTCCAAAGGCTAATTAATATTCTTAATCTttaatgaataaatttaatgaaatttatatagCAGGCGGTGATTGATAatttttgaatgaaatttattattttgttcttatatttaaaaaaaaaatatttaatttttatattttacttttgttaaactatttagtctctttattaaattttctattaGTTAATGTTTGTCAAAGTACTATTAGTCCTTCTATTTTAGTAAACTATTAAATTAGtctctgtattttaaaaaatattactatttgatgaaactaattaattagttgatATACTCTGGAAACacgatattttaaaaaatatttctagatgaaaatataaattttgtcaTGTgaagattaaatatgaatttacacTTTTTTTAATTGTTCAAGTATTTTTATTCAATTACTTGTCATTGTTATTGTGTTTcttctattaaaaataatttttctaaattatcATCTTGATTACTTGGAGATTTAAGGAAATTGATTAACTTTTTAATGCATACAGCTTGCACCAATTTCCATTAGAAGATGAAAAATAGAGAGAGTGAAAGGGAGAAGGTGTGGGTGTAGAGGGAAAAAAAGGATTATGGGAGAGAGATAAGGGGAAAGAGAAATAAAGGGGTAGAGTACTTAGGATAATTTAGGTATAAGAAAATAATAAGAGggaaaaaaattaatagaatCAAATTATAAGaactaattaattattattaaatagtgTAATTTTAGAAAAACAATAACTTGCATTTGGATTGATGAATTTGAAATatgatatttaacttaaaaattatctaattaattcattagaatcataaatttgtattagGATCATAGATATATaaacatttaatttaatgatGATTTCAAGTATTTTATAAAAGCACATATTTATGTGAaatctattttaaaaaaatttgaaatcacatttataaattaaatattttttaaatttaactatgcaGAGTACTTATATTGAAAGACTTGCaacaaaatcaaatttaaattctctttttaaaatcttaacaaaattttcaataatcaaagaatattgtatttattattttattctcttatgTATTCTATTTTCAAAGACTAATTGGAcaagtttatttaaattaaaaaataataattaacctTGTACATTATGAGACAggtatttaattattaaactaaCGGCCTGAGGGCATGGAAGATTCAACTGTCCAAAGGTATTAAGAGTACCATACAaaatacatttgccttcccaactATATCTTCCTCAGTTTAAGAATTATTCTTATTTAGACTAGGTTTACGTGGATTCAAGATATAATATGTATTTACATATTAAATACatgaatatatattttttgtCTTAAAATCATGGTAAAAATACGTTTGTGTTGTTAAATTAAAGTTAAtggtattttaatttaaaaaaattataaaattatgaatttaaactccttaatacaaaaaaaaaaaaaaatgaatgcaTTAAATTAACTCATCCAACCAAACACAACCTAAATATGTCTGCACTCTCCACTCCACAGCTCCTTATAAATGGAAGTGTCTGGCAAGTTTGTGTTATAACTTATAAAGTGAAGAGAAATATCTCAAATCATGCTGTAAAAGCTTTTTCCTGCTCACTATTTTTCATTGCTCAACTTTACTAGCTAGCGACCTCTAGCTACCTATATTTATGGCGGAAAGCCAAGATTTGCTAGAAATTCAATTAGCATCTGAGACCAATAATCAGCCCAAACAAAAACACATCATCACTTTCATGGATCGTAAATGGTACAATGCTGCAGCTGAAGGCCGAATTAACCAATTTAAAGATTACACAGAGCCTCTAGATCTTTTGCGTACTGCAAACAAAAATACAGTCCTACATGTTCATATCACAGCAGCGAAAAAGGAAACGGAAGAATCCATTGAACTTGTGAAACTAGTTATCAGCAAGTGTTCATCGCTGCTAGCTGAGCCCAATATCAAAGGCGAAACTCCTCTGCACATTGCAGCAAGGTTCGGTCATAAAAATATAGTGGAATGTCTTATTGACAACATCAAGAAGGCTCAACACGAAGACCTTGAGAGAGGTGCAGAGGCGTCAATAAGTGATAAGATGCTGAAGACGACAAGCCCAGATGAAGACACAGCCTTACATGAGGCTGTGAGAAATAATCATCCTCAAGTGGTGGAAACATTGATTAGAGAAAATCCTGAATTTGCGAACATAGCTAATGCCGCCGGAGAAAGCCCGCTTTACCTTGCTGCAGTGAGGGAGAACAATAGCATGGCTTCTAAGATATTGGAGATATGTCCCTCTCCCGCATACATCGGTCCCAAGGGTAGAACAGCTTTGCACGAAGCTGTGATAAGTAAAGATAAAGGTAAAaatccttcttttctttttttttcatctttcttattttaatttaggTCGATCAAGCTCATTATTTtacaaatttcattaattaaattttttttttttttacccttaaAAAGTTGATATCTTTTCCAATTTTATCATAGATTTGACAAGAAAAATACGGGACAAAAACAACAGTCTGACCAAAGAACAAGACAAAAAAGGATGGACTCCGCTGCATTATGCTTCCTACTTCAATCTTATTCCAATTGTGGAAATGTTACTAGCAGATGATAATAAATCTGCAGCCTATATTGGCGATAATCATGAAAGGACACCTCTTCATATTGCAATTATCTGCGGCAAAAGCCATTTAAAGGTGATGAAAAAAATTATGTCAGATTGCCCAGATTGCTGCGAGCTGACTGACAATAGAGGTCGGAATATTCTCCATTTTGCGGTGGAAAGCGGCAGTTTTAAAGGAGTGCAAATTATTACTGAAGAACCTTCCCTGGCCAACCTAATTAATCAGAAAGATAAAGAAGGGAACACTCCAGTCCATCTAGTCGCTGCTTTTGGCTTTGAAGAATGTAGTCTTACAGAACACCACCTAGTTGATAAAAAGGCCGTCAACAATAAAAATTTAACCGCTCTGGACGTGGTGCTCGAAAGAAAGGATGAAAGCGACGAGCCATTGGTACGCCAACTTGATTTTATGCCCAATATATCATCCCCCACAAATTGTAGATATTGAATTTTTTTCGAAAACTTTTTTTCAGCTTGAACTTAAAACTTCATTGACAACACTAAgccaaaatgaaaaattattcgCTTTTATTGGAAGGCATTGATTTGTTTTTATAACAGCAAAGTGAATGAACTTTCATGTTGCAGGGATTTACAGCAAGAGGCCTAAGGCGGGTGGGATATAAACGAGGTCGGCCTTAGTCCAGCTGAAAGAAAGAGAGCAAGATAAAATCGACGATGAGTTAATCTCTGAACTCAAGAAAGCGAGTAAATCCCATCAGATAGTAGCCACCCTCATAGCAACAGTAACTTTTACGGCAGGTTTCACCTTACCTGGCGGTTACAATCAAGATGGCCATGACGAAGGAACAACAATTTTAACTAGAAGATCAGCCTTCAAAACTTTCCTTATAACCGACACCCTGGCGTTGGCCTTCTCCATTTCCGTTATGCTTATCCACTTCTTGTTGACACTGTCACGAAACAAGAGAAAGTTCTTTTTTCTGTTCTTTTGGGCATTTGTTTTCACTATTGTTGCTATGATATTAATGATGGTGGCATTCATGGCTGCTGTGTATGCCGTGATGCCACACTCCTCATCAGGTCTTAGGGCTGCCATTTGTGTCATCGGAAGTTGTTTAGCCTTATTGTGTTTCTACATGCTCAAGGTTACGTTGCCTGAAATTTGATATTGTGGTTCAaacttattaaaaatattattatttttgaaaaattcTTGCACCCACCTAGGCGTTACAGATTCACTGTAATAAAAGAGGATCAATTGATCCCTCTtctcttatatatttatatagttatataataaaaaatatatttttagagtATGAAGCTTAATTTCTAAATTCaaaacttaattatttttatatgagtATTAAGCGCATTATTTGTTAGTGcactaaatatattatataatttacttatttattgactttggaaaaaaatatttttctacatCTGCCATTGCGGTGTACAACCAATAGAAAAttaataaacaattattttaagtAGGTCCTATTATAATTGTAGATAAAACCATCAAGATTTTATGCAATGTGGCGTATTAGATTAGTTGGGTGTATACATAGGGATAAAGTTCATCAGCGTTTACTGTAAAtcaatgaaaataattttataatttcattatgAAAATTTATGTGCTTTTACATTATTATCCCTTAATTGATTTTCATATTCAATGGTTAGGATTTCATATTCAATGGCTGCCATTTTCATCTTTTTCATCCTCTTCATCTTCGATTTGCATCTTCTTCATCTCCCATCTGCATCTACTTCATCTATATATTAATTTCAATACTGACACATGGTTGTCATTTGAATGATATTTTATAAATAGTGAGCTAAAAAAACtttccatttaaattttttttaatctgtTTTCATAGAATAATTTCCAAaaaatttatggaagaatttaatGTTCATATGGAGCTTTAttcaatttgatgctaaatcatgCTATTTGCAAACCTgctgaatatataataaataagaaatcaaaaactTGATGAATATTAGATGCTCAATTGCAATCTTCAAAAGGAGCACAttcaatatatttttcattatAATATGAATTCTGTTTGACAGGGTTTATTCACAAGATGAAACTTTCAATTTCTCTCTGAAATTCTCTTAAAAATTTTCTGCTTTCATTACCCAAAAATAGGCAAattaactctttaaatataaggaATTAGTGAGAATATAAGAGAGAAGCAACCCTTGATTCAACAAAAAAAATTACTGTTATTTTTGTTTGTTTCGTTCTTTTTTCGCAGGTTGAAATTGTTAGGCCACAGAAGGTAGCTTATTAAAAtaggtttattaaaat includes:
- the LOC131172862 gene encoding protein ACCELERATED CELL DEATH 6-like: MAESQDLLEIQLASETNNQPKQKHIITFMDRKWYNAAAEGRINQFKDYTEPLDLLRTANKNTVLHVHITAAKKETEESIELVKLVISKCSSLLAEPNIKGETPLHIAARFGHKNIVECLIDNIKKAQHEDLERGAEASISDKMLKTTSPDEDTALHEAVRNNHPQVVETLIRENPEFANIANAAGESPLYLAAVRENNSMASKILEICPSPAYIGPKGRTALHEAVISKDKDLTRKIRDKNNSLTKEQDKKGWTPLHYASYFNLIPIVEMLLADDNKSAAYIGDNHERTPLHIAIICGKSHLKVMKKIMSDCPDCCELTDNRGRNILHFAVESGSFKGVQIITEEPSLANLINQKDKEGNTPVHLVAAFGFEECSLTEHHLVDKKAVNNKNLTALDVVLERKDESDEPLGFTARGLRRVGYKRGRP